A part of Streptomyces sp. DSM 40750 genomic DNA contains:
- a CDS encoding ABC transporter ATP-binding protein, protein MTEPGRTAATAEAASRSGSRPGPVLLPVATPARTRAAVAELLRPHRRLALTGFTVMVASTAVGLLVQPLLGRIVDLAADRGAVDAITATAALLVVVAVVQGVTAGFGLSLIARLGETTLARLRERFVERALALPLDRVEKAGAGDLTARVTADVSLIADAVRNALPALGRSLLTIVLTLGAMALLDWRFLLAALLAVPVQAATARWYVTRAIPLYAEQRVAAGAQQQQMLDTIGGSSTARAFRLEREHTERVTERSRSVVALTMRGVRLVLGFYSRLHIAEYIGLAAVLVTGYWLVRQGSASIGTATAAALYFHSLFGPVNAALALLDDAQSATAGLARLVGVTDEPVPPAPDHSVEAGGVDVTVRGLSHAYLTGHPVLHDIDLTIRHGERVALVGASGAGKTTLARIVAGIQPPTAGTVLVGGVPPTDLGSAASRTIALITQETHVFAGPLADDLRLAAPDATDDELRAALDRVDALAWAEALPDGLATVVGDGGHRLSGERTQALALARLILADPPLVILDEATAEAGSAGARSLEKAVARAVDGRTALIVAHRLSQAATADRVVVMESGRVVESGTHDELRAARGPYAALWAAWSDARDTGPRPAPETPTRTAPQEPEPKDR, encoded by the coding sequence ATGACCGAGCCCGGTCGGACCGCCGCGACCGCCGAGGCGGCATCCCGGAGCGGCAGCCGCCCCGGACCCGTACTGCTCCCCGTCGCCACCCCCGCCCGCACCCGGGCGGCCGTCGCCGAACTGCTGCGTCCGCACCGGCGGTTGGCGCTGACCGGGTTCACCGTCATGGTCGCCTCCACCGCCGTCGGCCTGCTCGTACAGCCCCTGCTCGGCCGGATCGTCGACCTGGCCGCCGACCGCGGTGCCGTCGACGCCATCACGGCCACCGCGGCGCTGTTGGTGGTGGTCGCCGTGGTGCAGGGTGTCACCGCCGGGTTCGGGCTGTCGCTGATCGCCCGGCTGGGGGAGACGACCCTGGCCCGGCTGCGCGAACGCTTCGTCGAACGGGCGCTGGCGCTGCCGCTGGACCGGGTCGAGAAGGCCGGCGCCGGTGACCTGACGGCCCGGGTCACCGCCGACGTCTCCCTCATCGCCGACGCCGTACGCAACGCGCTGCCCGCGCTGGGGCGTTCGCTGCTCACCATCGTCCTCACCCTCGGGGCCATGGCCCTGCTGGACTGGCGGTTCCTGCTGGCGGCGCTGCTCGCGGTCCCCGTCCAGGCGGCCACCGCACGCTGGTACGTCACCCGCGCCATCCCGCTCTACGCCGAGCAGCGGGTGGCCGCGGGCGCCCAGCAACAGCAGATGCTCGACACCATCGGCGGCAGCTCCACTGCGCGGGCGTTCCGGCTGGAACGGGAGCACACCGAGCGGGTCACCGAGCGGTCCCGGTCCGTGGTGGCGCTGACCATGCGGGGCGTACGGCTCGTCCTCGGCTTCTACAGCCGGCTCCACATCGCCGAGTACATCGGGCTCGCCGCCGTCCTGGTCACCGGCTACTGGCTGGTCCGCCAGGGCTCGGCCAGTATCGGTACGGCGACCGCCGCCGCCCTGTACTTCCACAGCCTGTTCGGCCCCGTCAACGCGGCCCTCGCCCTCCTCGACGACGCCCAGTCGGCCACGGCGGGCCTCGCCCGGCTCGTCGGCGTCACGGACGAACCCGTGCCCCCGGCGCCGGACCACTCCGTCGAGGCGGGCGGCGTCGACGTCACCGTCCGGGGACTGAGCCACGCCTACCTCACCGGTCACCCCGTCCTCCACGACATCGACCTGACGATCCGCCACGGCGAACGTGTCGCCCTCGTCGGCGCCAGCGGGGCCGGCAAGACCACCCTGGCCAGAATCGTCGCGGGCATCCAGCCGCCCACCGCCGGCACCGTCCTGGTCGGCGGGGTCCCGCCCACCGACCTCGGCTCCGCCGCCTCCCGCACGATCGCCCTGATCACCCAGGAGACCCATGTCTTCGCGGGCCCTCTCGCCGACGACCTGCGGCTCGCCGCACCCGACGCCACCGACGACGAACTGCGGGCCGCGCTCGACCGTGTCGACGCCCTCGCCTGGGCCGAGGCCCTGCCCGACGGGCTCGCCACGGTCGTCGGCGACGGCGGCCACCGGCTGAGCGGCGAACGGACGCAGGCCCTCGCGCTGGCCCGGCTGATCCTCGCCGACCCGCCCCTGGTGATCCTCGACGAGGCCACCGCCGAGGCGGGCAGCGCCGGAGCACGCTCCCTGGAGAAGGCGGTCGCCCGCGCCGTGGACGGCCGCACCGCGCTGATCGTCGCCCACCGCCTCTCCCAGGCGGCGACCGCCGACCGCGTCGTCGTCATGGAATCCGGCCGCGTCGTCGAGAGCGGCACCCACGACGAACTCCGCGCCGCGCGGGGCCCCTACGCCGCCCTCTGGGCGGCCTGGTCGGACGCCCGCGACACCGGCCCCCGGCCGGCCCCCGAGACCCCCACACGTACAGCTCCACAGGAACCCGAACCGAAGGACCGCTGA
- a CDS encoding MbtH family protein, which translates to MSNPFEDPEGVYLVLVNDENQHSLWPDFVDVPAGWRVVHGPDSRQSCLDHVETHWTDMRPRSLAESMDG; encoded by the coding sequence ATGAGCAACCCGTTCGAGGACCCCGAGGGCGTCTACCTGGTGCTGGTCAACGACGAGAACCAGCACAGCCTGTGGCCGGACTTCGTGGACGTGCCGGCCGGCTGGCGGGTGGTCCACGGGCCCGACTCGCGGCAGTCCTGCCTGGACCACGTCGAGACCCACTGGACCGACATGCGGCCGCGCAGCCTGGCCGAGTCGATGGACGGCTGA
- a CDS encoding amidohydrolase, which produces MLSTRITNARIITMDPDRPAARELGIWRGRVVGLDEDVAGLPARRTLDLGGATVLPGFIDAHVHLAWTGLKAKAPSVAPSRRADDVLRVVAEAVAQAPADGWVDFGGYDQRTLDRPLTAADLDAVSAGRKVYLGHLSGHACLVNSAVLSGLPADVARPDGFLAEGAMGAALQSRPPHSLTELATAIEHAARVCRSEGITGCAEAGVGARLFGHSPIEGAAYQLAHESGRLPLRVRLMVAADALRTVGADAEDTTSRAIDLGLRTGFGEGTLSLGALKIFTDGGMMARTAALTSPYLGTDGSGQLMHDPEVLENTIVEGHLAGWQLAVHAIGDRALDVALDALEKAQKLSPRPEARHRVEHAGLVRPDQLPRLAALGVTVVIQPSFLRYYGDDYATIMGEDRSGWLYRGRGFLDHGIRVAGSSDRPVANGAPLRAVQFMVERASESGRLIGADEAITVEEALRAYTVEAARACHWEADAGSLTPGRRADLVVLGDDPRRVDVSRIGDIEVVRTFVEGEDEL; this is translated from the coding sequence GTGCTCAGCACCAGGATCACCAACGCCCGCATCATCACGATGGATCCGGACCGCCCGGCGGCCCGGGAGCTCGGGATCTGGCGGGGGCGCGTAGTCGGCCTGGACGAGGACGTGGCGGGGCTTCCGGCGCGGCGGACGCTGGACCTGGGCGGCGCCACGGTGCTCCCGGGCTTCATCGACGCCCATGTGCATCTGGCGTGGACGGGCCTGAAGGCCAAGGCGCCCAGTGTCGCGCCGAGCCGTCGCGCCGATGACGTGCTCCGCGTGGTGGCGGAGGCGGTGGCGCAGGCACCCGCCGACGGCTGGGTGGACTTCGGCGGCTACGACCAGCGGACGCTCGACCGCCCCCTCACGGCGGCCGACCTCGACGCAGTCAGCGCCGGACGCAAGGTGTATCTGGGCCACCTCTCCGGGCACGCCTGCCTGGTCAACTCGGCGGTGCTGAGCGGACTCCCCGCGGACGTGGCCCGGCCGGACGGTTTCCTCGCGGAGGGCGCCATGGGGGCCGCGCTGCAGTCCCGGCCGCCGCACTCGCTCACCGAGCTGGCCACGGCGATCGAGCACGCCGCGCGCGTCTGCCGGTCCGAGGGGATCACGGGGTGCGCCGAAGCGGGGGTCGGGGCCCGGCTCTTCGGGCACAGCCCCATCGAGGGCGCCGCGTACCAGCTCGCCCACGAGTCGGGACGGCTGCCGCTGCGGGTACGGCTGATGGTGGCGGCCGACGCGCTCCGCACGGTCGGCGCGGACGCCGAGGACACCACGAGCCGGGCGATCGACCTCGGCCTGCGGACGGGCTTCGGCGAGGGCACGCTCTCCCTAGGCGCGCTCAAGATCTTCACCGACGGCGGCATGATGGCCCGTACGGCCGCCCTCACCAGCCCCTACCTGGGCACTGACGGCTCCGGTCAACTCATGCACGATCCCGAGGTGTTGGAGAACACGATCGTCGAGGGCCATCTCGCCGGCTGGCAGCTCGCGGTGCACGCCATCGGTGACCGGGCCCTCGATGTCGCCCTGGACGCGCTGGAGAAGGCCCAGAAGCTGAGCCCGCGCCCGGAGGCACGCCACCGTGTCGAGCACGCGGGCCTGGTCCGCCCCGACCAGCTCCCCCGGCTGGCCGCGCTCGGCGTCACCGTCGTCATCCAGCCCAGCTTCCTGCGCTACTACGGCGACGACTACGCCACGATCATGGGCGAGGACCGGTCCGGCTGGCTCTACCGGGGCCGGGGCTTCCTCGACCACGGGATCCGGGTGGCGGGCAGCTCGGACCGCCCGGTCGCCAACGGCGCCCCGCTGCGGGCCGTCCAGTTCATGGTGGAGCGGGCTTCGGAGTCCGGCCGCCTCATCGGCGCCGACGAGGCGATCACGGTGGAGGAGGCACTCCGCGCGTACACCGTCGAGGCCGCCCGCGCCTGCCACTGGGAGGCCGACGCCGGCAGCCTCACCCCCGGCAGGCGGGCCGACCTCGTGGTCCTGGGCGACGACCCGCGCCGGGTGGACGTGTCGCGGATCGGGGACATCGAGGTGGTGCGGACGTTCGTCGAGGGTGAGGACGAGCTCTGA
- a CDS encoding ABC transporter transmembrane domain-containing protein, with protein MRRADPPGRNVLWRAVGGQRRDVVLGAVLGMGHQTGEALVPVLIGLAIERGVVDGDVPGLLLWLAVLAVVYVGLSFSFRFSARAGERASVTAAHHLRTQLVGRVLAPEGGAEEGRLPGELTNIATEDAKRVGAVAMALIVAFAATAGLVVSAVALLRVSLVLGLLVLLGTPLLLWLGHLLSKPLERRSETEQERAAQASGVAADLVAGLRVLKGIGAETAAVARYRRVSQDSLSATLRAARAEAWQNGVVTILTGTFIALVALVGGRLAARGDIGLGELVSSVGLALFIVGPLTEFAWVNAELAQGRASAARIADVLDTPGAVSPGQTADDTPARDIEGRLTIRALTYGTLRGVDIDIATGETVGVATTDPADATALLRCLGRRTDPDEGAVELDGTALTALGLGEVRAAILVAEHDADLFEGTVLENVTAAVGAAAPARVTAAMAASDTDEVTRALPDGVHTAVSARGRSLSGGQRQRVALARALAADAPVLVVHEPVTAVDAVTETRIAAGIRDVRRGRTTLLVTNSPALLAVTDRVVLLRDGRVAATGDHERLVHECADYRTAVLT; from the coding sequence GTGAGAAGAGCGGACCCGCCGGGACGGAACGTGCTGTGGCGCGCGGTCGGCGGACAGCGTCGGGACGTCGTGCTGGGCGCGGTTCTGGGGATGGGGCACCAGACGGGCGAGGCCCTCGTGCCGGTGCTCATCGGACTGGCCATCGAGCGTGGAGTCGTGGACGGTGACGTCCCCGGACTGCTCCTCTGGCTCGCCGTCCTCGCCGTCGTGTACGTGGGGCTCTCCTTCAGCTTCCGCTTCAGTGCGAGGGCGGGTGAACGCGCCTCCGTCACCGCCGCACACCACCTCAGAACCCAGCTCGTCGGGCGCGTCCTCGCCCCCGAGGGCGGCGCCGAAGAGGGGCGCCTGCCGGGCGAGTTGACGAACATCGCCACCGAGGACGCCAAACGGGTCGGTGCCGTCGCCATGGCGCTCATCGTCGCCTTCGCGGCGACGGCGGGCCTCGTCGTCAGCGCGGTCGCGCTGCTACGGGTGTCCCTCGTCCTGGGCCTGCTCGTCCTGCTGGGCACCCCGCTGCTGCTGTGGCTGGGCCATCTGCTGAGCAAGCCCCTGGAACGGCGCAGCGAGACCGAACAGGAGCGCGCGGCCCAGGCCTCCGGTGTCGCGGCGGACCTGGTGGCCGGACTGCGCGTCCTCAAGGGCATCGGCGCCGAGACGGCGGCCGTCGCCCGCTACCGGCGCGTCAGCCAGGACTCCCTCTCCGCGACCCTGCGCGCCGCCCGCGCCGAGGCCTGGCAGAACGGCGTCGTCACCATCCTCACCGGAACGTTCATCGCCCTGGTCGCCCTCGTCGGCGGCCGCCTCGCCGCACGCGGCGACATCGGACTCGGCGAACTCGTCTCCTCCGTCGGACTCGCCCTGTTCATCGTCGGCCCGCTCACCGAATTCGCCTGGGTGAACGCCGAGTTGGCGCAGGGCCGCGCCTCGGCCGCCCGTATCGCGGACGTGCTGGACACCCCGGGCGCCGTATCCCCGGGACAGACCGCCGACGACACCCCGGCCCGTGACATCGAGGGACGGCTGACGATCCGCGCCCTCACGTACGGCACCTTGCGCGGCGTGGACATCGACATCGCCACCGGCGAGACCGTCGGCGTCGCCACCACCGACCCCGCGGACGCCACGGCGCTGCTGCGCTGTCTCGGCCGCCGTACCGATCCCGACGAAGGAGCAGTCGAGCTGGACGGCACGGCACTGACCGCGCTCGGACTGGGGGAGGTGCGCGCGGCGATCCTCGTCGCCGAGCACGACGCCGACCTGTTCGAGGGCACGGTCCTGGAGAACGTCACGGCGGCGGTCGGCGCCGCCGCACCGGCGAGAGTCACGGCCGCCATGGCCGCCTCCGACACGGACGAGGTCACCCGCGCGCTGCCCGACGGCGTCCACACCGCCGTGAGCGCGCGCGGCCGTTCGCTGTCCGGCGGGCAGCGACAGCGGGTCGCCCTGGCCCGGGCCCTGGCGGCCGACGCGCCGGTGCTCGTCGTGCACGAGCCCGTCACCGCCGTCGACGCCGTCACGGAGACCCGGATCGCCGCCGGGATCAGGGACGTCCGCAGGGGACGCACCACGCTCCTGGTGACCAACAGCCCCGCCCTGCTCGCCGTCACCGACCGGGTCGTGCTCCTCCGCGACGGCCGGGTCGCCGCGACCGGCGACCACGAGCGGCTCGTCCACGAGTGCGCGGACTACCGTACGGCGGTCCTCACATGA
- a CDS encoding iron-siderophore ABC transporter substrate-binding protein, translating into MFRSRRAPRLAVALASATLLLATACGGGSDDASDAGAEASTSGDSAFPVSVDHKYGSTTIKEEPERIVTVGLTDQDAVLALGKVPVGTTEWLGGYKGAIGPWAEDKLGSAEAPTVLKDTGTGPQVEKIAALKPDLILAVYGGLTKEQYESLSKFAPVVAQPKAYNDYGVPWQEQAERIGKALGKPDEAAAVVKETEDTIAKAVEEHPEFKGQSAVMATPYEGMFVFGSQDPRSHLLTDLGFSLPADLDKVIGDQFGANISKERTDLLDQDAIVWQVADVAKDADKLHKDASYKDLSVVKEGREVYVDEVSDYGNALSMGTVLSLRYVVERLVPQLSAAVDGKADTKVEQPAS; encoded by the coding sequence ATGTTCCGCTCCCGTAGAGCGCCACGGCTCGCCGTCGCGCTCGCCTCCGCCACCCTGCTCCTTGCCACCGCGTGCGGTGGCGGCTCCGACGACGCGTCGGACGCCGGCGCGGAGGCGAGCACCTCCGGCGACTCCGCCTTCCCGGTCTCCGTCGACCACAAGTACGGCAGCACGACGATCAAGGAAGAGCCCGAGCGGATCGTCACGGTCGGCCTCACCGACCAGGACGCGGTCCTCGCCCTCGGCAAGGTCCCCGTCGGCACCACCGAATGGCTCGGCGGCTACAAGGGCGCCATCGGCCCCTGGGCCGAGGACAAGCTGGGCAGCGCCGAGGCACCCACCGTCCTCAAGGACACGGGTACCGGCCCGCAGGTGGAGAAGATCGCCGCCCTCAAGCCCGACCTGATCCTCGCGGTGTACGGCGGACTCACCAAGGAGCAGTACGAGTCGCTGTCCAAGTTCGCGCCCGTGGTCGCCCAGCCGAAGGCGTACAACGACTACGGCGTTCCGTGGCAGGAGCAGGCCGAGCGGATCGGCAAGGCGCTCGGCAAGCCGGACGAGGCCGCCGCGGTCGTCAAGGAGACCGAGGACACGATCGCGAAGGCGGTCGAGGAGCACCCCGAGTTCAAGGGCCAGAGCGCCGTGATGGCCACCCCGTACGAGGGCATGTTCGTCTTCGGCAGCCAGGATCCGCGCTCGCACCTCCTCACCGACCTCGGGTTCTCCCTGCCCGCGGACCTGGACAAGGTGATCGGGGACCAGTTCGGCGCCAACATCAGCAAGGAGCGCACCGACCTGCTCGACCAGGACGCCATCGTGTGGCAGGTCGCCGACGTCGCCAAGGACGCCGACAAGCTGCACAAGGACGCCTCGTACAAGGACCTGAGCGTCGTCAAGGAGGGCCGCGAGGTCTACGTCGACGAGGTCAGCGACTACGGCAACGCCCTGTCCATGGGCACCGTCCTCAGCCTCCGGTATGTCGTCGAGCGGCTCGTCCCGCAGCTGTCGGCCGCCGTCGACGGCAAGGCGGACACCAAGGTGGAGCAGCCCGCGTCCTGA